A stretch of Myxococcus hansupus DNA encodes these proteins:
- the rimO gene encoding 30S ribosomal protein S12 methylthiotransferase RimO, translating to METTTPKSLYMMTLGCPKNRVDSEVMLGTLRHRGYTLVQEASDAQVIVVNTCAFIGPAKQESVDSILEMAELKKSGACKTLVVTGCLSQRYGDELSKEMPEVDHFLGTSAYAQIGDLLAAEASPRQVIPDPDYIHDANTPRINSMPKYTAYLKVSEGCDNACAFCIIPTLRGGQRSRTIDDVVAEAKQLAESGVQELNLVAQDLTAYGHDLPGRPKLHDLLKALVQVDVKWIRLHYAYPRVFPDELIDVMASEPKIARYLDMPVQHVSDKLLLSMKRGRNSEFLKGLLTKLRERVPGLVMRTSLIVGLPGETDEDFEMLKEFVKTQRFERLGVFQYSDEEGTAAYHLPDKVPQKTIERRWREVMAIQKRINREQNKKLVGKRLEVLVEGPAPETEHLLVGRHQGQAPDIDGMVYINDGMAYPGEIVTVEVTEAHDYDLVARVVERPDPKDRELTARDAPPAPVPLSKLQRPAPRAE from the coding sequence GTGGAAACCACCACCCCCAAGAGCCTGTACATGATGACCCTCGGCTGCCCGAAGAACCGGGTGGACTCCGAGGTGATGCTGGGCACGCTGCGCCACCGCGGCTACACCCTGGTGCAGGAGGCCTCCGACGCCCAGGTCATCGTCGTCAACACGTGCGCCTTCATCGGCCCCGCCAAGCAGGAGTCGGTCGACTCCATCCTGGAGATGGCCGAGCTGAAGAAGTCCGGGGCCTGCAAGACGCTGGTGGTGACGGGCTGCCTGTCGCAGCGCTACGGCGACGAGCTGTCGAAGGAGATGCCGGAGGTCGACCACTTCCTGGGCACCAGCGCGTACGCCCAGATTGGTGACCTGCTGGCCGCCGAGGCCTCGCCGCGTCAGGTGATTCCGGACCCCGACTACATCCACGACGCCAACACGCCGCGCATCAACTCGATGCCGAAGTACACGGCGTACCTCAAGGTGTCCGAGGGCTGCGACAACGCCTGCGCCTTCTGCATCATCCCCACCCTGCGCGGCGGGCAGCGCTCGCGGACCATCGACGACGTGGTCGCCGAGGCCAAGCAGTTGGCGGAGAGCGGCGTGCAGGAGCTGAACCTCGTCGCGCAGGACCTCACGGCCTACGGGCACGATTTGCCCGGCCGGCCGAAGCTGCACGACCTGCTCAAGGCGCTGGTGCAGGTGGACGTGAAGTGGATCCGCCTCCACTACGCCTACCCGCGCGTGTTCCCGGACGAGCTCATCGACGTGATGGCCTCGGAGCCGAAGATTGCCCGGTACCTGGACATGCCGGTGCAGCACGTCAGCGACAAGCTGCTCCTGTCCATGAAGCGCGGCCGCAACTCGGAGTTCCTCAAGGGCCTGCTGACCAAGCTGCGGGAGCGCGTCCCCGGCCTGGTGATGCGCACCTCGCTCATCGTCGGCCTGCCCGGCGAGACGGACGAGGACTTCGAGATGCTGAAGGAGTTCGTGAAGACGCAGCGCTTCGAGCGCCTGGGCGTCTTCCAGTACTCCGACGAAGAGGGCACCGCCGCCTACCACCTGCCGGACAAGGTGCCGCAGAAGACCATCGAGCGCCGCTGGCGCGAGGTCATGGCCATCCAGAAGCGCATCAACCGCGAGCAGAACAAGAAGCTCGTGGGCAAGCGCCTGGAGGTGCTGGTGGAAGGCCCCGCGCCGGAGACGGAGCACCTGCTGGTGGGTCGCCACCAGGGCCAGGCGCCGGACATCGACGGCATGGTCTACATCAACGACGGCATGGCGTACCCGGGCGAAATCGTCACCGTGGAGGTGACGGAGGCGCACGACTACGACCTGGTGGCCCGCGTGGTGGAGCGCCCGGACCCGAAGGACCGCGAGCTCACCGCCCGCGATGCCCCTCCGGCCCCCGTGCCGCTGTCGAAGCTGCAGCGCCCGGCGCCTCGCGCGGAGTAA
- a CDS encoding LolA family protein: MFLEALLATLLSAPATPAAAPVKAAPVAQTAPAPAAAKSPPASTAAAPAPAAAKPAMTPEVKTLVDRMQAFYEKTSDFRAGFRQDYKYKTFRRTQTSEGVVTYKKPGLMRFEYQKPSPRTFVLAGNKVYAYDPAAQSLTVAAVDTSQLSASVTFLFGQGKLADEFAITKGACKDCKGTLLVLDPLKNEPRFRQVRLEVDPATAQVLKSTVVDPDGSENAISFLNLKTNVGIDADSFKLDVPDDTRVDDFTKSKKQ, translated from the coding sequence ATGTTCCTCGAAGCCCTGCTCGCCACGCTCCTGTCCGCTCCCGCAACACCCGCCGCCGCGCCGGTGAAGGCCGCTCCGGTGGCCCAGACGGCCCCGGCCCCCGCTGCCGCGAAGTCTCCCCCGGCGTCGACGGCCGCCGCGCCCGCGCCCGCCGCGGCGAAGCCCGCCATGACGCCGGAAGTGAAGACCCTGGTGGACCGGATGCAGGCCTTCTACGAGAAGACCAGCGACTTCCGCGCGGGCTTCCGCCAGGACTACAAGTACAAGACCTTCCGCCGCACGCAGACGTCCGAGGGCGTCGTCACCTACAAGAAGCCCGGCCTGATGCGCTTCGAGTACCAGAAGCCCTCGCCGCGCACCTTCGTGCTCGCGGGCAACAAGGTGTACGCATACGACCCGGCGGCGCAGAGCCTCACGGTGGCCGCCGTGGATACCAGCCAGCTCTCCGCCTCGGTGACGTTCCTCTTCGGTCAGGGCAAGCTCGCGGACGAGTTCGCCATCACGAAGGGCGCCTGCAAGGACTGCAAGGGCACGCTGCTGGTGTTGGACCCGCTGAAGAACGAGCCGCGCTTCCGTCAGGTTCGCCTCGAAGTGGACCCCGCCACGGCGCAGGTGCTGAAGAGCACGGTGGTGGACCCGGACGGCAGCGAGAACGCCATCTCGTTCCTCAACCTGAAGACGAACGTGGGCATCGACGCGGACAGCTTCAAGCTGGACGTGCCCGACGACACCCGCGTGGATGACTTCACGAAGTCCAAGAAGCAGTAA
- a CDS encoding TrmH family RNA methyltransferase: protein MSGGGERYERYEREQFEPEQFLLDVRKEKIDRVVSHRTRNFTVVLDRLEDSFNMAAVLRTCESMGVQEVHIVINPEAPFVPNSRVAQGCDKWLDVKLYKTFTECREHLKSRGFSLYASAIQDGATSLYTLRFDTKMALVFGNERYGVSEEVLKGVDGTFWVPMKGFSQSLNISAAASACISRAIAWRDEHLGQSGDLSPEDAQALRERFYVLAIKQRKRLFKKAP, encoded by the coding sequence ATGTCGGGTGGCGGCGAGCGCTACGAGCGTTACGAGCGGGAGCAATTCGAGCCGGAGCAGTTCCTGCTCGACGTGCGCAAGGAGAAGATTGATCGCGTGGTCAGTCACCGCACGCGCAACTTCACGGTGGTGCTCGATCGTTTGGAGGACAGCTTCAACATGGCCGCGGTGCTGCGCACCTGCGAGTCCATGGGCGTGCAGGAGGTCCACATCGTCATCAACCCGGAGGCCCCCTTCGTTCCCAACTCGAGGGTGGCCCAGGGTTGTGACAAGTGGCTGGACGTCAAGCTGTACAAGACGTTCACCGAGTGCCGCGAGCACCTGAAGTCACGCGGCTTCTCGCTGTACGCGTCCGCCATCCAGGACGGGGCCACGAGCCTCTACACGCTGCGCTTCGACACGAAGATGGCGCTCGTGTTCGGCAACGAGCGGTACGGCGTCAGCGAGGAAGTGCTGAAGGGCGTGGATGGGACGTTCTGGGTGCCCATGAAGGGGTTCAGCCAGAGCCTCAACATCTCCGCCGCGGCCTCTGCGTGTATCAGCCGGGCGATCGCCTGGCGGGATGAGCACCTGGGGCAGTCGGGGGACTTGTCCCCCGAGGATGCACAGGCCCTGAGAGAGCGTTTCTACGTGCTGGCCATCAAACAGAGGAAGCGCCTCTTCAAGAAGGCCCCGTGA
- the obgE gene encoding GTPase ObgE — translation MKFVDEVRIFVKAGDGGNGSVSFRREKYIERGGPDGGDGGNGGSVVFVADPQLTTLLDYRYQQHHRAKNGEHGMGSDCNGRASDDMVLKVPVGTLVKDANTEELLVDLSEAGQRWVAAKGGRGGLGNMNFATSTRQTPRFAQDGTKGEEITLRLELKLLADVGLLGFPNAGKSTFISRVSRARPKIADYPFTTLVPNLGMVQYKDGLSFVMADIPGIIEGASEGVGLGHQFLRHVERCKVLIHLIDMGAEGEGRAPLQDFDVLNAELAKYSPELASKPQVVAANKLDLPDAQARLEAFTEALRKRGIRVYPVSCATGEGMQSLMDSVAEVLFTGRTDKLHVEPPAKAVRAKKVARAGEAVAASGAKKAGASSAKGKAGASASKKAPARKASASAAKKAPARKSGTASSKKSPARKVGTSAAKKAAAKKAPARKASGTASSKKAAVKKAPARKSGTAAAKKAPARKVGAAATKKPAAKKAPARKSATTSAKKPAAKKAPARKSAGGRR, via the coding sequence ATGAAGTTCGTCGACGAGGTCCGCATCTTCGTGAAGGCGGGGGACGGCGGTAATGGCTCCGTCTCGTTCCGGCGGGAGAAGTACATCGAGCGCGGTGGCCCCGACGGTGGGGACGGCGGCAACGGTGGCTCCGTCGTCTTCGTGGCGGATCCGCAGCTCACGACGCTGCTCGACTACCGCTACCAACAGCACCACCGCGCCAAGAATGGCGAGCACGGCATGGGCAGCGACTGCAACGGTCGCGCCTCGGATGACATGGTGCTCAAGGTGCCCGTGGGCACGCTGGTGAAGGACGCCAACACGGAAGAGCTGTTGGTGGACCTGAGCGAGGCCGGTCAGCGCTGGGTGGCGGCGAAGGGCGGGCGCGGCGGCCTGGGCAACATGAACTTCGCCACGTCCACCCGGCAGACGCCCCGCTTCGCCCAGGACGGGACGAAGGGCGAGGAGATCACACTCCGGCTGGAGCTGAAGCTGCTGGCGGACGTGGGGCTCCTGGGCTTCCCCAACGCGGGCAAGAGCACCTTCATCTCCCGCGTGAGCCGTGCGCGACCGAAGATCGCCGACTACCCCTTCACCACGCTGGTGCCCAACCTGGGCATGGTCCAGTACAAGGACGGCCTGTCCTTCGTGATGGCGGACATCCCCGGCATCATCGAGGGCGCCAGTGAAGGCGTGGGGCTGGGCCACCAGTTCCTGCGTCATGTCGAGCGGTGCAAGGTGCTGATCCACCTCATCGACATGGGCGCCGAGGGCGAGGGCCGCGCGCCCCTGCAGGACTTCGACGTGCTCAACGCGGAGCTGGCCAAGTACAGCCCGGAGCTGGCGTCCAAGCCGCAGGTGGTGGCCGCCAACAAGCTGGACCTGCCGGATGCCCAGGCCCGGCTCGAGGCCTTCACCGAGGCGCTGCGCAAGCGCGGCATTCGCGTCTACCCCGTGTCCTGCGCCACCGGCGAGGGCATGCAGTCGCTGATGGACTCCGTGGCGGAGGTGCTGTTCACGGGCCGCACGGACAAGCTCCACGTGGAGCCCCCCGCGAAGGCCGTCCGCGCGAAGAAGGTGGCGCGTGCTGGCGAGGCCGTGGCTGCTTCGGGCGCGAAGAAGGCCGGCGCCTCCTCCGCGAAGGGCAAGGCGGGTGCTTCGGCCTCGAAGAAGGCCCCGGCACGCAAGGCCAGCGCCTCCGCGGCCAAGAAGGCTCCGGCGCGCAAGTCGGGCACGGCCTCCTCGAAGAAGTCTCCGGCACGCAAGGTTGGCACTTCGGCCGCGAAGAAGGCCGCGGCGAAGAAGGCTCCCGCGCGCAAGGCGTCGGGCACGGCTTCCTCGAAGAAGGCCGCCGTGAAGAAGGCTCCTGCTCGCAAGTCGGGTACGGCCGCCGCGAAGAAGGCTCCGGCACGCAAGGTCGGCGCTGCGGCCACGAAGAAGCCCGCCGCGAAGAAGGCTCCGGCGCGTAAGTCGGCCACGACTTCCGCGAAGAAGCCCGCCGCCAAGAAGGCCCCAGCGCGCAAGTCGGCCGGCGGGAGGCGCTGA
- the rpmA gene encoding 50S ribosomal protein L27 codes for MAHKKGQGSSRNGRDSNPQYRGVKVYGGETVSAGSILVRQLGTVIHAGSNVKLGRDFTLYSVVDGVVKYERLGRDRKKVSVYPAAAEQASA; via the coding sequence ATGGCTCATAAAAAAGGTCAGGGTTCTTCGCGCAACGGTCGCGATTCCAACCCGCAGTATCGTGGCGTGAAGGTGTACGGCGGTGAGACGGTGTCGGCGGGCAGCATCCTCGTCCGCCAGCTCGGCACGGTCATCCACGCTGGCTCCAACGTGAAGCTCGGCCGCGACTTCACCCTCTATTCGGTGGTGGACGGCGTGGTGAAGTACGAGCGCCTGGGCCGCGACCGCAAGAAGGTCTCGGTCTACCCGGCCGCCGCTGAGCAGGCGAGCGCCTGA
- the rplU gene encoding 50S ribosomal protein L21 — translation MYAVIRTGGKQYRVAEGDVVRIEKIAGDIGAEVTFTEILMLGGSDSPKVGQPTVSGAKVVGKVLAQDKHRRVLHFRKEKEGWTRRRGHRQPYTEVKVTSIAG, via the coding sequence ATGTACGCAGTGATTCGCACGGGCGGGAAGCAGTACCGCGTCGCCGAGGGCGATGTGGTCCGGATCGAAAAGATCGCGGGCGACATCGGCGCCGAGGTGACCTTCACGGAAATCCTGATGCTCGGTGGTTCGGACAGCCCGAAGGTGGGCCAGCCGACCGTTTCGGGCGCCAAGGTGGTTGGCAAGGTCCTGGCTCAGGACAAGCACCGCCGCGTCCTCCATTTCCGGAAGGAGAAGGAGGGTTGGACCCGTCGCCGTGGTCACCGTCAGCCGTACACCGAGGTGAAGGTCACCTCCATCGCCGGTTAG